From the Synechococcus sp. HK01-R genome, one window contains:
- a CDS encoding cation:proton antiporter subunit C — MAAIRLLELLILLTALIGFCGLLLRKNLIQKVLAMDVLGSAVVALFVLLAARTGLRSPILPTGDQPLTQALLQNADPIPQAVILTAIVIGLSIQALLLVVISRLSAVDPCLEPESFEE; from the coding sequence ATGGCTGCGATCCGGCTCCTGGAACTATTGATCTTGCTCACGGCCCTGATCGGCTTCTGCGGGCTGCTGCTGCGCAAAAACCTGATCCAGAAAGTGCTGGCGATGGATGTGCTCGGCAGCGCCGTGGTCGCCCTGTTTGTGCTGCTGGCCGCCCGCACCGGGCTGCGCAGTCCGATCCTGCCCACGGGCGACCAACCCCTCACCCAGGCCCTGCTGCAGAACGCCGATCCGATTCCCCAGGCGGTGATCCTCACGGCGATCGTGATCGGCCTCTCGATTCAGGCCCTGCTGCTGGTGGTGATCAGCCGCCTCTCGGCGGTGGATCCCTGCCTAGAACCGGAGAGCTTTGAAGAATGA